Proteins encoded by one window of Agrobacterium vitis:
- the eutC gene encoding ethanolamine ammonia-lyase subunit EutC yields MSNSVDFDPFARFRSATRARIGLGRAGDAMPTQAVLEFQLAHARARDAVHGEVDFEKLATALAPIETVLVHSLAKDRATYLTRPDLGRMPDSHDLPAPGKTYEIAFIIADGLSAAAVERHAVSVYEATVRRLGGFSVAPVVLGKQARVAFGDEAAAAFGAQVAIVLIGERPGLSVPDSLGAYITFAPRKGRRDSERNCISNIHDDGLTYETAAEKISWLVKEALRLKLSGVGLKENATDGISLPHNVKSLS; encoded by the coding sequence CGCATTGGACTTGGCCGGGCAGGCGATGCGATGCCAACACAGGCGGTGCTGGAATTTCAACTGGCCCATGCCAGGGCGCGTGATGCCGTCCACGGGGAAGTGGATTTCGAGAAATTGGCCACCGCGCTTGCTCCCATTGAAACAGTGCTAGTCCACTCACTGGCAAAAGATCGAGCGACCTACCTGACCCGCCCTGATCTTGGGCGCATGCCGGATAGCCATGACCTTCCGGCACCGGGCAAGACCTACGAAATCGCCTTCATCATTGCCGATGGCCTTTCGGCAGCGGCGGTGGAGCGCCATGCGGTTTCGGTCTATGAGGCGACTGTGCGCCGGCTCGGAGGGTTTTCAGTCGCCCCGGTCGTCCTTGGAAAACAAGCGCGTGTCGCTTTTGGCGATGAAGCCGCGGCGGCCTTCGGCGCGCAAGTGGCTATTGTCCTGATTGGAGAGCGGCCCGGTCTCAGCGTTCCCGATAGTCTTGGCGCCTATATCACCTTTGCGCCGCGTAAAGGACGACGCGATAGTGAGCGCAACTGCATTTCCAATATTCATGACGACGGATTGACTTACGAAACGGCGGCGGAAAAGATTTCCTGGCTGGTGAAGGAAGCCTTACGGTTGAAACTCTCAGGTGTGGGCCTGAAGGAAAATGCAACGGATGGGATCTCACTCCCGCATAACGTGAAATCTTTGTCCTAA